The sequence TGCCCTGTGGCCCGCATTGTCTGAAATCACTACAAAGGTTTCTGCCAATGCATCTGTACCACCGCTTACCGCCTCAAGCCTGTACTCTTCAAGGCTTATATCAACTGTTTCCTTAACCAGTGATCTGATTGCGCCGATGGCTGCGTCAACAGGTCCTACTCCAATCTGGGAAGTTTCCATGATCTTTCCTTCAATTGAAAGCTTTACGGTTGCTGTTGCAGACACTGATTCACCGGTCATCACATTGAGACCAAGCAATTTGATGTATTCCTTGTCGCTTGTGGAGAGTTCTGTGATTGCAATGGACTTCAAGTCCTCATCTGTAATGCATTTTCCCTTATCCCCAAGTGTCTTTACCTGATTGTAGATGTTTTCAAATTGCTTAGGGGTAACTTCCAGATTGAATTCCTCCAATTTGGATTTGATTCCGGCATGGCCGGTATGCTTTCCAAGTGCAATTCTTCTTTTGTGCCCTACAAGTTCAGGGGGGATAGGTTCGTAGGTGGATGAATTCTTCAATATTCCATCCACATGGATGCCAGATTCATGGGCGAATGCATTCTCTCCAACTATTGGTTTTGTTGGAGGCATCTTTATACCAGTAATTGATTCGATGAAATTTGAAGTGTCATAAAGCTTTGTTGTATCGATGCCAATGTTTGCTCCATAAGCTATTTTAAGGCTTACAACAAGTTCTTCAAGGGAAGTGTTTCCAGCTCTTTCACCGATACCGTTTATTGTGCAGTGTGCTTGGTTAGCACCTTCCTCTATACCGATGATGGAGTTTGATACTGCAAGGCCGAAATCGTTATGGAAGTGAAGGCTTATAGGAACATTGATTTTCTTTCTAAGGATTCTTATCAAGTCCCTTGTTGTTGAAGGCACCAGGATTCCTACGGTATCTGGAACATTGACGATGTCTGCTCCAGCATCCTCAACGCTTTTATAGAATTCTATCAGATAGTTCAATTCTGTCCTTGTGGCGTCTTCTGCTGAGAATTCCACTGTAAGGCCATGGTCCTTTGCATATTCAACTGCCTCAACAGCCTGATTTATGATTTCGGTTTTGGATTTCTTCAATTTATAGTCTCTGTGAAGTGGGGAAGTGCCTATAAACAAGTGAGCATATGACAAGTCGGAGTCAATGACTGCATCGATGTCCTTTTCCAATACTCTTGCAAGACCGCATAAGTTGGATTTGAAACCCAAATCCGCCATTCTTTTTGCAGCTTGCCTTTCACCTTCTGATACAGTTGGAAAACCCATTTCAATTGTGTCCACTCCAAGTTCGTCAAGCTTTTGGGCAATCTTCACTTTCTCATCTACAGTTAAAGCTATGCCTGGAGCCTGCTCTCCATCTCGAAGTGTAGTGTCAAAGATTTTGATTTGATCAGGGATTTTCAATTCTTCCTTAACGTCTTCAATGTTTATTGCATTCATTTTTCCCTTTCCTTCAATTTTTCAATTAATGGTATTAGCAAAAAATTTTAAAATTTTTTATTTGTCTATTTGATATATAGAATTTTATAGAATTAATTTTATTAATAATTATCTAAAGCAGTCTGATAGTTTCCATCCAATTTAATATATGGCTCTGCTCTCTTTACAACAACCCCAATTCTTTGAAGCTCTTCCAATTTTTTAAATGGCTTGTTCTTACGGATTCTCATTATCATTCTCGCAGATTTAGGGCCTATTCCTGGAACCCTGATCAAGTGCTTATAGGAGGCATGATTTATTTCAACTGGGAATATGTTCATTTCCCTTGCAGCCAAGATCTTAGGGTCTTCTTTCAATGACAGCTTATCGTCTTCATCAAACACAAGTTCCTTCACATCAAACTTATAATCGCTCAACAATGCATCCGCATGATAAAGCTTTGCTGTTCTCGCTGTATTGCAGGATTCCTTGTTCTCAAATTCTGTTCCCTCTACAGGTGAAAATGCACTGAAGTAGCTGCGTCTAAGATCCACTTTCTTGTATAGACTTTCCATTCTTTTAAGGATTTCAAGGTCTGTTTCATCATTCGCTCCGACAATCAGCTGTGTTGTATGGCCTGATTTTGCAAAGGTCGGATTCTTTTTGGAGATGTCATTCATCCAATCAAGCCTTTTCAGGATGTCCTTATTGTAGTCCTTAGTGCTTGTGATTTCGCTGAGGCCGTCTTTGGTGGCGGCCTCTATGTTGAGGCTCACCCTATTTGCCAAGCTCATGGCCCTTTTGATTGAGTCCTTTGATGCACCAGGAATGATCTTCAGGTGTATGTAATCATCATATCCATAGTCCTTTCTTAGGATTCTAGCAGTCTCTATGGTCTTTTCCATTGTGGCATCAATCGTATCCCCTATTCCTGAACTTAAAAAGAGACCATTGACATAACCGTTGTTGTAGTAGTGAAGGAATGCCCTTGAAAGCTCTTGCGGACTTAGTTCAAGACGGGTGAAATCACGTTTGCTTTGATTGATGCAGTATTTGCAATCGTTTTTGCATTTGTTTGTCATCAAAGTTTTAAAAAGAGGTATCTTGCATCCGTTGTGTCCTGTGGCATGGTAGATTCCAGGAAGATTCACTTGAGAGCTCTTGCTATGGCTAACATAATCGCACAGGTCATATTGTGCACTGTCTGCCAAAACTTGCATTTTCTCTAATGTAGACATTGTTTACCTCTTTTAATAAATATTCATTTAATTTACTTATTTTTCAAATAATATTATCTTTATTGTTATTTATAAATATTAACAATATGTATTATTGCCAATTTAGATATTTAGACAAAGTATAATATTATGCTTATTAGAACCAAGATTAAAGAAACGATGCTCAATATTCTGCTTTCCTTATTTCCATCCTTGTTTAGTTTGTAGTTTATGCATATCATCATTGCCACTAAGATCAATAATATGATATTTATTATCTCTTTGATTAACATTCTATCACCTTTAAAGAATCTTTTTTTAATTAGGTAAGGTTTATATATTATAGATAATAAACTTTTAAACAAGAAAATAAGAGAGAATTAATCTCCCTTATTCTTGTTGATGTACAAGTTCAACATTTGTACAATAAGACTTAAAGTACTAATGAGGATTTGTACATCTGTACTACC comes from Methanobrevibacter sp. and encodes:
- a CDS encoding 2-isopropylmalate synthase; this translates as MNIEDVKEELKIPDQIKIFDTTLRDGEQAPGIALTVDEKVKIAQKLDELGVDTIEMGFPTVSEGERQAAKRMADLGFKSNLCGLARVLEKDIDAVIDSDLSYAHLFIGTSPLHRDYKLKKSKTEIINQAVEAVEYAKDHGLTVEFSAEDATRTELNYLIEFYKSVEDAGADIVNVPDTVGILVPSTTRDLIRILRKKINVPISLHFHNDFGLAVSNSIIGIEEGANQAHCTINGIGERAGNTSLEELVVSLKIAYGANIGIDTTKLYDTSNFIESITGIKMPPTKPIVGENAFAHESGIHVDGILKNSSTYEPIPPELVGHKRRIALGKHTGHAGIKSKLEEFNLEVTPKQFENIYNQVKTLGDKGKCITDEDLKSIAITELSTSDKEYIKLLGLNVMTGESVSATATVKLSIEGKIMETSQIGVGPVDAAIGAIRSLVKETVDISLEEYRLEAVSGGTDALAETFVVISDNAGHRATGRATREDVIISSVVAVINSINRLLSIEKIS
- a CDS encoding radical SAM protein, which codes for MSTLEKMQVLADSAQYDLCDYVSHSKSSQVNLPGIYHATGHNGCKIPLFKTLMTNKCKNDCKYCINQSKRDFTRLELSPQELSRAFLHYYNNGYVNGLFLSSGIGDTIDATMEKTIETARILRKDYGYDDYIHLKIIPGASKDSIKRAMSLANRVSLNIEAATKDGLSEITSTKDYNKDILKRLDWMNDISKKNPTFAKSGHTTQLIVGANDETDLEILKRMESLYKKVDLRRSYFSAFSPVEGTEFENKESCNTARTAKLYHADALLSDYKFDVKELVFDEDDKLSLKEDPKILAAREMNIFPVEINHASYKHLIRVPGIGPKSARMIMRIRKNKPFKKLEELQRIGVVVKRAEPYIKLDGNYQTALDNY